From one Phycodurus eques isolate BA_2022a chromosome 6, UOR_Pequ_1.1, whole genome shotgun sequence genomic stretch:
- the LOC133403715 gene encoding uncharacterized protein LOC133403715 produces MAAKGAHWSDAEVRCLLEIWADANIQNLLDKTHKNSEIFAEIRDYLTDRGYHRTVEQCRDKIKKLRMRYIRVREALRKSGGSSNEKLKFHYYDAVDAILGSKLSSHPSIFEPASQQNNGAETPLSGENIKCELEDKEAVLQLLQDIQLVTLPEPSSSSQTESGDHSQSQSPLPLISDVSTWTSYKSNADANSYSGHIARSSISSPIPGSSAQVTKAIANFLIMDLHPPTLVGGKGFIKLIHCLFPSYKELPSRFLLEDLLTEHHRKVKKGLADMMRTSSNGETEKICDYTRPIENECRRHGRPPRQQGEVPYCVTLSAEVWVHIWEGNNEGYVTLWAHYIDTNFNCHNVCLATQRLIERVMPDNSLQSLEIQVKIMAQEWGIAHLNLVLLGGQGRTQMRLQPRNKEKCAGSDCHPNSIIFIEKEKAVPSNKSQNLECSPLSEGLLFVPCFFSVVQSCIEAVMSHPVVSKTLSQFQGVLLILLQPPGHSSPLLYSQSVLQTLSKQEQMELNSWACHCQPNWYRLYPLLSTLLKHKSLIMDFVKEAKCENVPDEETASASSSFNSCTNSSSRSAKSNMVPSLCDWSIVEELISVLKPLDVACQTLAKEAFPRLSLMKPILTGLLSRHLVCRPGDSIIPKEMKQMVRERLASHYSNPEVNRVLCVACALDPQFHGLGFMEKTEQNKTFEWLKKDAIRIAKEEDGKTGKIKNLSSSKRSLSDSPESESYFLRSKRLKQSCLINLRDIEDEEEDEDEMELAEPDSQGEVSGIEFLLGDLFSTTRRRQDTVEESVDIEVSVFRAGAGASLGIEPLQWWRTKAVQFPLLAKVALAYLAAPAVVGDMARDFVQDRTGATKRNRHNISPASLDTILFLHYNHMLTSNFSCS; encoded by the exons ATGGCAGCGAAGGGTGCGCACTGGTCCGATGCCGAGGTCCGTTGTCTGTTGGAAATTTGGGCTGACGCCAACATCCAGAACCTCCTCGACAAGACTCATAAAAACTCGGAAATATTTGCGGAAATCCGGGACTATCTGACTGACCGCGGGTATCACCGTACAGTTGAGCAGTGCCGAGATAAAATAAAGAAGCTACGCATGCGATACATCCGAGTCCGCGAAGCGCTTCGGAAGTCTGGAGGCTCTTCTAACGAAAAACTCAAGTTCCACTACTACGACGCCGTCGACGCAATTCTAGGCTCGAAACTAAGCAGTCACCCAAGTATTTTCGAGCCGGCGTctcagcagaacaatggagcgGAAACCCCACTGAGCG GTGAgaatataaaatgtgaacttGAAGATAAGGAGGCAGTTCTGCAACTCCTGCAGGACATTCAGTTGGTTACCCTCCCGGAACCCAGCAGCTCCTCTCAGACAGAGAGTGGAGAccacagccaatcacagagcccTTTGCCTCTCATCAGTGATGTCTCCACCTGGACCAGCTATAAATCAAATGCAGATGCAAATAGTTATTCAGGACATATTGCTCGCTCCTCCATCTCTTCCCCAATACCAG GGTCCTCTGCTCAAGTGACCAAAGCCATTGCCAATTTTCTCATCATGGATCTCCATCCTCCCACGCTGGTAGGCGGTAAAGGCTTCATCAAGCTGATCCACTGCCTGTTTCCCTCTTACAAGGAACTTCCATCCCGTTTCCTCCTTGAGGACCTCCTGACAGAACACCACAGAAAAGTAAAGAAGGGCCTTGCTGATATGATGAGGACATCTAGTAATGGAGAAACTGAAAAGATATGCGATTACACCAGGCCAATAGAGAATGAGTGCAGGAGACACGGGCGACCTCCCAGACAACAGGGGGAGGTTCCTTACTGTGTCACTTTAAGTGCAGAAGTTTGGGTGCACATCTGGGAGGGCAATAATGAGGGCTATGTCACACTCTGGGCGCATTACATAGACACTAACTTTAATTGTCACAATGTCTGCCTGGCAACCCAAAGACTCATAGAGCGTGTCATGCCAGACAACAGCCTTCAAAGTTTAGAAATCCAAGTAAAGATTATGGCCCAAGAGTGGGGAATCGCCCATCTTAATCTGGTCTTGCTTGGAGGACAAGGAAGGACCCAAATGAGACTCCAGcccagaaacaaagaaaaatgtgcaGGAAGTGACTGTCACCCCAACTCAATAATCTTTATAGAGAAGGAAAAAGCTGTGCCATCCAATAAGTCACAGAATCTAGAATGCAGTCCTTTAAGTGAAGGGCTACTATTTGTGCCATGTTTCTTCAGCGTTGTGCAGAGCTGCATTGAAGCAGTGATGTCACACCCCGTCGTCTCAAAGACACTCTCCCAATTCCAGGGTGTTCTTTTAATCCTGCTCCAGCCTCCTGGTCATTCCAGCCCCTTATTATATTCCCAGAGCGTGCTGCAAACATTGAGCAAACAGGAGCAAATGGAGTTGAACTCATGGGCCTGTCACTGTCAACCCAACTGGTATAGACTCTATCCTCTGCTGAGCACACTCCTCAAGCATAAAAGCCTCATCATGGATTTTGTTAAAGAGGCCAAATGTGAAAACGTACCTGATGAAGAAACCGCTTCAGCATCCAGTTCATTTAACAGTTGTACAAACTCTTCATCCAGGTCAGCAAAATCAAACATGGTGCCATCACTTTGTGATTGGAGTATTGTGGAGGAGTTAATTTCAGTCCTCAAACCTTTAGATGTGGCATGTCAAACGCTTGCTAAAGAAGCCTTCCCACGCTTGTCTTTAATGAAACCCATTCTTACTGGCCTGCTTTCCCGCCACCTCGTATGCCGACCAGGAGACTCAATAATTCCAAAGGAGATGAAGCAGATGGTGAGGGAAAGGTTGGCGAGTCATTACAGCAACCCAGAAGTCAACAGGGTTTTATGTGTGGCCTGTGCCCTTGACCCCCAGTTTCATGGGCTGGGATTCATGGAGAAGACG GAACAAAACAAGACGTTTGAGTGGCTTAAGAAAGACGCCATCAGGATAGCGAAGGAGGAGGATGGGAAGACAGGAAAAATTAAGAATTTAAGCTCGAGCAAAAGGAGCCTATCTGACTCACCAGAGTCAGAGAGTTACTTCTTGAGAAGCAAACGTCTCAAACAGTCTTGCCTGATCAACCTTAGGGATatagaggatgaagaggaggatgaagatgagaTGGAGTTGGCAGAGCCTGACTCACAAGGTGAGGTGTCTGGTATAGAGTTCTTGCTCGGGGACTTGTTCTCCACAACCCGGAGGAGGCAGGACACTGTAGAAGAGTCTGTAGACATAGAAGTATCAGTGTTCAGAGCTGGGGCAGGGGCTTCATTGGGAATCGAGCCCCTGCAGTGGTGGAGGACAAAGGCAGTGCAGTTCCCACTGTTGGCTAAAGTGGCACTGGCCTACTTGGCTGCCCCAGCCGTGGTAGGTGATATGGCACGGGACTTTGTGCAGGACAGAACAGGAGCAACCAAGAGGAACAGACACAACATCTCACCAGCCAGTTTGGACACAATCCTGTTTCTGCATTACAACCACATGCTCACCTCTAACTTCAGTTGCAGTTAG
- the noctb gene encoding nocturnin isoform X2: protein MGGGATRLYSALAHTLSSSGGSSRRVPLPLTHLDPYQPADTTLDPDFCHEQKGSTMSPLDPAEVLQQCEEALSDRPARFRRTFIRPSNGNGDTIRVMQWNILAQALGEGLDSFVLCPPEALSWLRRKYLILDEILTYRPHILCLQEVDHYFDTLQPVLARLGYSSRFCPKPWSPCLDVEGNNGPDGCALFFDESRFEFLDCVSLQLSAMMIPTNQVALVMILRCRSTGRCVCVAVTHLKARSGWEWLRSAQGSDLLRQVQNVVQKHAVRTSAGSDFQIPLIICGDFNAVPNEEVYCRFVTSPLGLDSAYKKLSKDCSTEPQYTTWKIRPTGECCTTLDYIWYTRDTLRVDAVLDMPSDKEIGPNRLPSFSYPSDHLSLVCDFSFKEDQ, encoded by the exons ATGGGTGGCGGGGCCACCAGGCTGTACAGCGCCTTGGCTCATACCCTCAGCAGCAGTGGCGGCAGCAGCCGTCGTGTCCCCCTCCCTCTGACCCACTTGGACCCCTACCAGCCAGCGGACACAACCCTGGATCCTGATTTCTGCCAT GAGCAAAAGGGTTCCACGATGAGTCCTCTCGATCCGGCCGAGGTTCTGCAGCAGTGCGAGGAGGCCCTTAGCGATCGACCGGCGCGATTCCGCAGGACTTTCATTCGACCCTCGAATGGCAACGGCGACACCATTCGGGTGATGCAGTGGAACATTCTGGCCCAAG CTCTCGGCGAAGGACTTGACAGTTTTGTGCTGTGCCCTCCGGAGGCCCTCAGCTGGTTGCGAAGGAAGTACCTCATCCTAGATGAGATCCTCACCTACCGACCTCACATCCTGTGTCTCCAGGAAGTGGACCACTACTTTGACACCTTGCAGCCGGTTCTGGCCCGTCTGGGTTACAGCAGCAGGTTCTGCCCCAAACCCTGGTCGCCGTGTCTGGATGTCGAGGGCAACAACGGCCCTGATGGCTGTGCGCTCTTCTTTGATGAGTCACGTTTCGAGTTTTTGGATTGCGTCAGCTTACAGCTCTCTGCCATGATGATTCCAACCAATCAG GTCGCTTTGGTGATGATACTGCGTTGTCGAAGCACAGGGAGGTGTGTTTGCGTAGCCGTGACCCACCTAAAGGCGCGCTCAGGCTGGGAGTGGCTCCGTAGCGCCCAGGGGTCGGACCTCCTGCGTCAGGTCCAAAATGTGGTCCAGAAACATGCGGTCAGAACATCAGCGGGCTCTGATTTCCAGATCCCTCTGATCATATGTGGGGATTTCAATGCAGTCCCAAATGAGGAGGTGTACTGTCGTTTTGTCACATCTCCTCTTGGTTTGGACTCGGCTTATAAGAAACTCAGCAAAGATTGTTCGACAGAGCCACAGTACACAACATGGAAGATTCGCCCTACGGGTGAATGCTGCACCACTCTGGACTACATTTGGTACACTCGGGACACGCTGAGGGTGGACGCCGTCTTGGATATGCCCTCGGATAAAGAGATTGGTCCTAACAGGCTCCCGTCCTTCAGCTATCCTTCAGACCACCTCTCTCTAGTTTGTGATTTCAGCTTTAAGGAAGACCAGTGA
- the noctb gene encoding nocturnin isoform X1 — METMTYPMGGGATRLYSALAHTLSSSGGSSRRVPLPLTHLDPYQPADTTLDPDFCHEQKGSTMSPLDPAEVLQQCEEALSDRPARFRRTFIRPSNGNGDTIRVMQWNILAQALGEGLDSFVLCPPEALSWLRRKYLILDEILTYRPHILCLQEVDHYFDTLQPVLARLGYSSRFCPKPWSPCLDVEGNNGPDGCALFFDESRFEFLDCVSLQLSAMMIPTNQVALVMILRCRSTGRCVCVAVTHLKARSGWEWLRSAQGSDLLRQVQNVVQKHAVRTSAGSDFQIPLIICGDFNAVPNEEVYCRFVTSPLGLDSAYKKLSKDCSTEPQYTTWKIRPTGECCTTLDYIWYTRDTLRVDAVLDMPSDKEIGPNRLPSFSYPSDHLSLVCDFSFKEDQ; from the exons ATGGAGACAATGA CTTACCCAATGGGTGGCGGGGCCACCAGGCTGTACAGCGCCTTGGCTCATACCCTCAGCAGCAGTGGCGGCAGCAGCCGTCGTGTCCCCCTCCCTCTGACCCACTTGGACCCCTACCAGCCAGCGGACACAACCCTGGATCCTGATTTCTGCCAT GAGCAAAAGGGTTCCACGATGAGTCCTCTCGATCCGGCCGAGGTTCTGCAGCAGTGCGAGGAGGCCCTTAGCGATCGACCGGCGCGATTCCGCAGGACTTTCATTCGACCCTCGAATGGCAACGGCGACACCATTCGGGTGATGCAGTGGAACATTCTGGCCCAAG CTCTCGGCGAAGGACTTGACAGTTTTGTGCTGTGCCCTCCGGAGGCCCTCAGCTGGTTGCGAAGGAAGTACCTCATCCTAGATGAGATCCTCACCTACCGACCTCACATCCTGTGTCTCCAGGAAGTGGACCACTACTTTGACACCTTGCAGCCGGTTCTGGCCCGTCTGGGTTACAGCAGCAGGTTCTGCCCCAAACCCTGGTCGCCGTGTCTGGATGTCGAGGGCAACAACGGCCCTGATGGCTGTGCGCTCTTCTTTGATGAGTCACGTTTCGAGTTTTTGGATTGCGTCAGCTTACAGCTCTCTGCCATGATGATTCCAACCAATCAG GTCGCTTTGGTGATGATACTGCGTTGTCGAAGCACAGGGAGGTGTGTTTGCGTAGCCGTGACCCACCTAAAGGCGCGCTCAGGCTGGGAGTGGCTCCGTAGCGCCCAGGGGTCGGACCTCCTGCGTCAGGTCCAAAATGTGGTCCAGAAACATGCGGTCAGAACATCAGCGGGCTCTGATTTCCAGATCCCTCTGATCATATGTGGGGATTTCAATGCAGTCCCAAATGAGGAGGTGTACTGTCGTTTTGTCACATCTCCTCTTGGTTTGGACTCGGCTTATAAGAAACTCAGCAAAGATTGTTCGACAGAGCCACAGTACACAACATGGAAGATTCGCCCTACGGGTGAATGCTGCACCACTCTGGACTACATTTGGTACACTCGGGACACGCTGAGGGTGGACGCCGTCTTGGATATGCCCTCGGATAAAGAGATTGGTCCTAACAGGCTCCCGTCCTTCAGCTATCCTTCAGACCACCTCTCTCTAGTTTGTGATTTCAGCTTTAAGGAAGACCAGTGA